The Acaryochloris sp. CCMEE 5410 genome includes the window AATTTGAGGTGTAGTGGGAACATTGTGCTTGGCCTTGAAGGTCTCGACTTCTTCTTTGGATGTCAGCTTGTGGTCTTCAAACTCAATGTCTTGCTCATTGAGTAGGTTGATCGCTTTGAGTCCCCAAGGGCATTCATGCTCTGGCATGGACATTCGGTAGACTCTGACGGGTTCCTTGGTTGCAGTTGGCATTATTTTTCCTCGTGTTCAGATACCTTTTTCTCAGATCACTAACCTAAACCCTCTAGTTGACTAGAGAGTCAATTTCACTCACTGATCAAGCTAGCTTGGCTCTACGCAGCATTACGGCGTTAATCGAAACGATGACCGTCGATAGACTCATGAGTAATGCTCCCACTGCAGGCGAGAGCAGAAAACCCCAACGATAAAGCACTCCAGCCGCTAGTGGAATTGCTAGAACGTTGTAGCTGGTGGCCCAAAACAGGTTCTGGATCATTTTGCTGTAGGTTTTCTTTGCTAAATTCAGCGCTTTAACGGCATCAAGCGGATCGTCTTCAATCAGCACTAGATCGGCAGACTCAATTGCGACATTGGTCCCAGCACCTATCGCCAGACCCATGTTGGCTTCTAGTAGGGCCGCAGCATCATTAACGCCATCGCCAACAAAGGCCGTTGGACCTTCGTGTTTAAGCTCTCGAATCCGGTTGACTTTATCTTCAGGAAGGACGCGGGCATAGTAGCGATCAATGCCGATTTCTTCAGCAACCGTCCGAGCCACGGCTTCAGCATCGCCGGTAATCATGACCGTCTGGATGTCCATTTGCTTGAGTTGGTGGACTGTCTCCTTGGCCCGCTGGCGCACCTGATCGGCCATTGCAATTACGGCGACGGCCTGCTGTTCGTCCATGAGGACCACAGCGCTTTCCCCCCGCTCATCCGCTCGGTCTAGTCCTCTTTTCAGAGTCGCAGGGAGACTCACCTGCTGCTCACTGACCCATTCAGGACGACCAATGCGATAGAGTTTGCCGTTGACATTCCCCTGTACCCCTTGACCCGTGACGGTCTCGAAGTCGCTCATGCTAGGGATATCCAGCTTGTTCTGCTCTGCGGCTTCAACAATGGCCTTTGCCAGCGGATGCTCAGAAGATCTTTCTAGCGCGGTTGCGATCGCCAGTGCCTTCAGTTCGTCAAGTCCCTCAGCATAGATATTCTGAACGCCAAAGTGCCCCTCGGTGAGGGTGCCAGTTTTATCAAAGGCCATCGTTTGGATATCCTTAGCCCGCTCTAGGGAATCCCGATTTCTGACCAAGATGCCGTTTTTAGCCGCCAGTGCTGTTGAGTTGGCAATCACCAAGGGAATCGCCAAACCTAGCGCGTGGAGACAGGTAATCACCAAAACTGTGACGCTGCGGTTGAGCGCAAAGACTAGATCGCTAACGCTAAGCCAGACAATGAACGTGAGGGTGCCGGATGCGATCGCAATTAATGTCAGCCAGTAAGCCGCTCGATCTG containing:
- a CDS encoding heavy metal translocating P-type ATPase; translation: MAHSTRAHHHNDASEHTHHHAHNHHGHGSHGGHDKHAGHSPEIFKRRFFICLVLTLPILYFSVQLQSWLGYQAISFPGSNWINPIFGIAIYFYGGWVFLKGAWSELRSQIGMMTLIALAITVAFVYSLAVSLGLQGKPFYWELATLVDIMLLGHWVEMASVQGASKALENLAELVPSEAHRWRNGQIEDIPVSQIQAEDVILIRPGEQVPNDGEVIDGKTAVDESFLTGESRPVSKQEGDEVVAGSVNREGSVKVRVTRTGDETTISQMMRLVEEAQSSRSRYQALADRAAYWLTLIAIASGTLTFIVWLSVSDLVFALNRSVTVLVITCLHALGLAIPLVIANSTALAAKNGILVRNRDSLERAKDIQTMAFDKTGTLTEGHFGVQNIYAEGLDELKALAIATALERSSEHPLAKAIVEAAEQNKLDIPSMSDFETVTGQGVQGNVNGKLYRIGRPEWVSEQQVSLPATLKRGLDRADERGESAVVLMDEQQAVAVIAMADQVRQRAKETVHQLKQMDIQTVMITGDAEAVARTVAEEIGIDRYYARVLPEDKVNRIRELKHEGPTAFVGDGVNDAAALLEANMGLAIGAGTNVAIESADLVLIEDDPLDAVKALNLAKKTYSKMIQNLFWATSYNVLAIPLAAGVLYRWGFLLSPAVGALLMSLSTVIVSINAVMLRRAKLA